Proteins from a genomic interval of Longimicrobium sp.:
- a CDS encoding DUF4344 domain-containing metallopeptidase — protein sequence MRFATSATRRALLCAAVLCSLPAALAAQPGTAIRAGQTVSGSLSESDPKLDDGSYYDQYVYRGRAGEQVTVTLRSSAFDSYLSVGTLNGGTFTSSATDDDGAGGTDSRVSVAVPAGGVLVIRANSLAGGSTGAYTIQVESGGGGAAPGPVQRPQPGGGGGGSGGTISAGQTVRGELTSSDMRLGDNSYADDYRYTGSAGDQLVITLRSTAFDTYLAWGTGSGSSFNSEKTDDDGAGGTDSQITVTVGSSGTYTIRANSLAANSTGAYTLSVERTGGGGGGGGGGGGTRSRGGAIRAGETVSGRLEGSDPKLPDNSYYDTYVYQGTPGEQIIITLTSGDFDTYLRWGRMQGQQFQLLGTDDDAAGGTNSRMQVTLDQSGTYAIQANSLAANVTGTYTLAVERASGATPSGAQTIAMGQTVNGRLDASDPKLSDNSYYDLYVYRGRPGEQVMVTMRSSDFDTYMAWGRLAGNRFDAIARDDDSGGGTNSQLIATVGASGIYAVQANSLAAGATGSYTLTVQPVSATAQQQTTAPAGAVTVTAGQTINGQLTPSDPMLSDSSYYDQYVYRGSPGDRLQITMRSSDFDTYLRWGRLEGGRLEAEVNDDDGGGGTNAQATVTVGGTGVYVIQANAFEPRKTGSYTLSIQRLSAAPAQTAAEERTAGQNKWLYASSEPTTPALRTLNQRIKQAGMMERFTESLNSNRNLPTLPRSVSVRTAQCGNVNASYSPRLGSVTMCYEMLNHLANIFVRDGQWTQAQAEAVDGAVNFIMYHEVGHALVDVMDLPITGREEDAVDQLATYILIGSGEKGAQAAFNGVLAVQPGENAVFNNSDFADEHSLGPQRLFNIACWVYGSDPQKYSRIVTGGMLPRERAARCPGEYQRMSKAWERLLSANRNAR from the coding sequence ATGCGATTCGCCACCTCCGCCACGCGGCGCGCCCTGCTGTGCGCGGCCGTGCTCTGCAGCCTTCCCGCCGCGCTCGCGGCACAGCCCGGCACGGCCATCCGCGCCGGGCAGACGGTCTCCGGCAGCCTTTCCGAGTCCGATCCCAAGCTGGACGACGGCTCGTACTACGACCAGTACGTCTACCGCGGCCGCGCGGGCGAGCAGGTGACGGTGACGCTGCGGTCCAGCGCCTTCGACAGCTACCTGTCCGTGGGGACGCTGAACGGCGGCACCTTCACCTCCAGCGCGACGGACGACGACGGCGCGGGCGGCACCGACTCGCGGGTGAGCGTGGCCGTGCCCGCGGGCGGGGTGCTGGTGATCCGCGCCAATTCGCTCGCGGGGGGCTCCACCGGCGCGTACACCATCCAGGTGGAGTCGGGCGGCGGCGGCGCGGCGCCGGGGCCGGTGCAGCGCCCGCAGCCGGGCGGCGGCGGGGGCGGCAGCGGCGGCACCATCTCCGCGGGACAGACGGTGCGCGGCGAGCTCACCAGCAGCGACATGCGCCTGGGGGACAACTCGTACGCCGACGACTACCGCTACACCGGCAGCGCGGGCGACCAGCTCGTCATCACCCTGCGCTCCACCGCATTCGACACCTACCTGGCGTGGGGCACCGGCTCCGGAAGCTCCTTCAACTCCGAGAAGACGGACGACGACGGCGCCGGCGGCACCGACTCGCAGATCACCGTGACCGTGGGGAGCAGCGGCACCTACACCATCCGCGCCAACTCGCTGGCGGCCAACTCCACCGGGGCCTACACCCTGAGCGTGGAGCGCACGGGCGGCGGCGGGGGTGGCGGAGGAGGCGGCGGCGGGACGCGGTCGCGCGGCGGGGCGATCCGCGCGGGCGAGACCGTCTCCGGCCGGCTGGAGGGTTCCGATCCCAAGCTGCCCGACAACTCGTACTACGACACCTACGTCTACCAGGGCACGCCGGGCGAGCAGATCATCATCACCCTCACCTCCGGCGACTTCGACACGTACCTGCGCTGGGGGCGGATGCAGGGGCAGCAGTTCCAGCTCCTGGGCACCGACGACGACGCGGCCGGCGGCACCAACTCGCGGATGCAGGTGACGCTGGACCAGAGCGGGACGTACGCCATCCAGGCCAACTCGCTCGCCGCCAACGTCACCGGCACCTACACCCTGGCCGTGGAGCGCGCGAGCGGCGCGACCCCCAGCGGCGCGCAGACGATCGCGATGGGCCAGACGGTGAACGGCCGGCTGGACGCGTCGGACCCGAAGCTGAGCGACAACTCGTACTACGACCTGTACGTGTACCGCGGGCGGCCGGGCGAGCAGGTGATGGTGACGATGCGCTCCAGCGACTTCGACACGTACATGGCGTGGGGGCGCCTGGCGGGGAACCGCTTCGACGCCATCGCCCGCGACGACGACAGCGGCGGCGGCACCAACTCGCAGCTCATCGCCACCGTGGGCGCCAGCGGCATCTACGCGGTGCAGGCCAACTCGCTGGCGGCGGGCGCCACGGGCTCGTACACGCTCACGGTGCAGCCGGTGAGCGCCACGGCCCAGCAGCAGACGACCGCCCCGGCCGGCGCCGTGACGGTGACCGCGGGCCAGACGATCAACGGCCAGCTCACGCCGTCGGACCCGATGCTCTCCGACAGCTCGTACTACGACCAGTACGTGTACCGCGGCAGCCCCGGCGACCGGCTGCAGATCACCATGCGCTCCAGCGACTTCGACACCTACCTGCGCTGGGGCCGGCTGGAGGGCGGGCGGCTTGAGGCGGAGGTGAACGACGACGACGGCGGCGGCGGCACCAACGCGCAGGCCACCGTCACGGTGGGCGGCACGGGGGTGTACGTGATCCAGGCCAACGCCTTCGAGCCGCGCAAGACGGGGAGCTACACGCTGTCCATCCAGCGCCTCTCCGCCGCCCCGGCGCAGACGGCGGCCGAGGAGCGCACGGCGGGGCAGAACAAGTGGCTGTACGCCTCCAGCGAGCCCACCACCCCCGCGCTGCGCACCCTGAACCAGCGCATCAAGCAGGCGGGGATGATGGAGCGCTTCACGGAGTCGCTCAACTCGAACCGGAACCTCCCCACCCTGCCGCGCAGCGTGTCCGTGCGCACGGCCCAGTGCGGCAACGTGAACGCGTCGTACAGCCCGCGCCTGGGCTCCGTGACGATGTGCTACGAGATGCTCAACCACCTGGCCAACATCTTCGTGCGCGACGGGCAGTGGACGCAGGCGCAGGCCGAGGCGGTGGACGGCGCCGTCAACTTCATCATGTACCACGAGGTGGGCCACGCCCTGGTGGACGTGATGGACCTGCCGATCACGGGGCGCGAGGAGGACGCGGTGGACCAGCTCGCCACCTACATCCTGATCGGGAGCGGCGAAAAGGGTGCGCAGGCCGCCTTCAACGGCGTGCTGGCCGTGCAGCCGGGCGAGAACGCGGTGTTCAACAACTCGGACTTCGCGGACGAGCACTCACTGGGGCCGCAGCGCCTCTTCAACATCGCCTGCTGGGTGTACGGCTCCGACCCGCAGAAGTACTCGCGCATCGTGACGGGCGGCATGCTTCCGCGCGAGCGCGCGGCGCGCTGCCCGGGCGAGTACCAGCGCATGTCCAAGGCGTGGGAGCGCCTGCTCTCCGCCAACCGCAACGCGCGCTGA
- the deoC gene encoding deoxyribose-phosphate aldolase produces the protein MATQPSRLVAVPTGASHTVEEEGRNPGVPLDLDWVSSVRVNRSAVERRASTLPGRRTVKKQWQAAWLLRAITLMDLTTLSGDDTPGTVRRLCAKARQPLRPDLLGALGAEELTIRCGAVCVYHRFVATAVEALSGSGIPVAAVSTGFPAGLSPFKQRVEEIHASVADGAEEIDIVITREHVLTGNWQALYDEVKAFREACGAAHLKAILATGELATLRNVARASVVAMMAGADFIKTSTGKESRNAELPVGLVMARCIREYRDRTGHEVGFKPAGGIKTAKQSLDWLMMMKEELGRRWLEADRFRFGASSLLNDIERQLEHHVTGRYSASHRHPMA, from the coding sequence ATGGCAACGCAACCCTCCCGACTCGTCGCCGTACCCACCGGCGCCTCGCACACCGTGGAAGAAGAGGGGCGCAACCCCGGCGTGCCGCTGGACCTGGACTGGGTCAGCTCCGTGCGGGTGAACCGCAGCGCGGTGGAGCGGCGCGCATCCACCCTGCCGGGGCGGCGCACGGTCAAGAAGCAGTGGCAGGCGGCGTGGCTCCTGCGCGCCATCACCCTGATGGACCTCACCACCCTCTCGGGCGACGACACGCCGGGGACGGTGCGGCGCCTGTGCGCCAAGGCCCGCCAGCCGCTGCGCCCCGACCTGCTGGGCGCGCTCGGCGCGGAGGAGCTCACCATCCGCTGCGGCGCGGTGTGCGTCTACCACCGCTTCGTGGCGACGGCGGTGGAGGCACTGAGCGGCTCGGGAATCCCGGTCGCGGCGGTCTCCACCGGTTTCCCGGCGGGGCTCTCGCCCTTCAAGCAGCGCGTGGAGGAGATCCACGCGTCCGTGGCGGACGGGGCGGAGGAGATCGACATCGTCATCACCCGCGAGCACGTGCTCACGGGGAACTGGCAGGCGCTGTACGACGAGGTGAAGGCGTTCCGCGAGGCGTGCGGCGCCGCGCACCTCAAGGCGATCCTGGCCACCGGCGAGCTGGCGACGCTGCGCAACGTGGCGCGCGCATCGGTGGTGGCGATGATGGCGGGCGCGGACTTCATCAAGACCTCCACGGGCAAGGAGTCGCGCAACGCGGAGCTCCCGGTGGGGCTGGTGATGGCGCGCTGCATCCGCGAGTACCGCGACCGCACGGGGCACGAGGTGGGCTTCAAGCCGGCCGGCGGTATCAAGACGGCCAAGCAGTCGCTGGACTGGCTGATGATGATGAAGGAGGAGCTGGGCCGCCGCTGGCTGGAGGCGGACCGCTTCCGCTTCGGCGCCTCGTCGCTGCTCAACGACATCGAGCGGCAGCTGGAGCACCACGTCACCGGCCGCTACTCCGCCTCGCACCGCCACCCGATGGCGTGA
- a CDS encoding L,D-transpeptidase: protein MRYATHIIRATCAALLAFAAPASAQDGARAGEDTSRVAANTDAGSRPRGLVTTDELIADRLRRMGVVNPDPAPRRPTSRADSLAWERHRRAANNATGRRIVISIFDRRLWLIDGADTLLSAPAGVGMGMVKSTGGRLIDFSTPRGRRTVIKMEEDPLWIPPDWHYQSMADRVRQFPDGGVALKDGGRVIRRGVNLGILKDGEFEILPQEHPLMWDGIMYIPPFGTINRRVPEVLGKFKLDTGDGYFIHGTNDPIAIGFPATHGCIRLDEEPLTFLYENTTVGTPVYIY, encoded by the coding sequence ATGAGATACGCCACTCACATCATCCGGGCGACGTGCGCGGCCCTGCTGGCCTTCGCCGCGCCCGCCAGCGCCCAGGACGGCGCGCGCGCCGGCGAAGACACCTCGCGCGTCGCCGCCAACACGGACGCGGGCAGCCGCCCGCGCGGGCTGGTGACCACCGACGAGCTGATCGCGGACCGCCTGCGCCGCATGGGCGTGGTGAACCCCGACCCGGCGCCGCGCCGCCCCACCTCGCGCGCCGACTCGCTCGCCTGGGAGCGCCACCGCCGCGCCGCCAACAACGCCACGGGGCGCCGCATCGTCATCTCCATCTTCGACCGGCGCCTGTGGCTCATCGACGGCGCGGACACGCTCCTCTCCGCCCCCGCCGGGGTCGGGATGGGGATGGTGAAGAGCACCGGCGGGCGGCTGATCGACTTCTCCACGCCGCGCGGGCGCCGCACCGTCATCAAGATGGAGGAGGACCCGCTCTGGATTCCGCCGGACTGGCACTACCAGTCGATGGCGGACCGGGTGCGGCAGTTTCCCGACGGCGGGGTAGCGCTCAAGGACGGCGGGCGCGTCATACGGCGCGGCGTGAACCTGGGCATCCTCAAGGACGGCGAGTTCGAGATCCTTCCGCAGGAGCACCCGCTGATGTGGGACGGGATCATGTACATCCCGCCCTTTGGCACCATCAACCGGCGCGTGCCTGAGGTGCTGGGGAAGTTCAAGCTGGACACGGGCGACGGGTATTTCATCCACGGCACCAACGACCCCATCGCCATCGGCTTCCCCGCCACCCACGGCTGCATCCGCCTGGACGAGGAGCCGCTCACCTTCCTGTACGAGAACACGACGGTCGGGACGCCGGTCTACATCTACTGA